Proteins found in one Drosophila innubila isolate TH190305 chromosome X, UK_Dinn_1.0, whole genome shotgun sequence genomic segment:
- the LOC117793820 gene encoding uncharacterized protein LOC117793820, with amino-acid sequence MSAAGNCKKRKPASDTDSDEEDEAQMRQFLEAADHTLLTNDMFQRQQKSHVSSTLLPVDAPSLSTPPVAAQQEMPRSERYLDTEHMAVGSDLQISEHMQTHIWRKLSAIIETQIEFCEPKIESNEESQHMEPINQVKLVANADCYISNEIKPEKLPQKKPTIKRRQLEEEPQDRSSIVVSGEFILSGQDMECWAKRKPRKHKLFEYKSYDDHGHKLQAIEPTNEFSALRRKNKWNESKICQKKIN; translated from the coding sequence ATGTCTGCGGCAGGGAATTGTAAGAAAAGGAAGCCCGCAAGTGACACGGACTCCGACGAGGAAGATGAGGCACAGATGCGACAATTCCTAGAGGCGGCCGATCACACGCTGCTCACAAATGATATGTtccaaagacaacaaaaatcgCACGTGTCTTCGACTTTACTGCCGGTAGATGCTCCGTCTCTTTCTACGCCTCCGGTTGCTGCACAACAAGAGATGCCCAGGAGCGAGCGTTACCTGGACACGGAGCATATGGCAGTGGGAAGCGATCTGCAGATCAGCGAACACATGCAGACACACATTTGGCGCAAACTCAGCGCAATTATCGAAACTCAAATAGAATTCTGTGAACCAAAAATAGAATCCAATGAGGAATCACAGCATATGGAGCCCATTAACCAGGTGAAACTTGTGGCCAATGCCGATTGCTATATTTCAAACGAAATCAAGCCGGAAAAATTGCCACAAAAGAAGCCCACGATAAAGAGACGGCAATTGGAGGAGGAGCCACAGGATCGATCTTCAATTGTCGTCAGCGGCGAGTTCATACTGAGTGGCCAGGACATGGAATGCTGGGCGAAACGTAAACCTCGCAAACATAAACTATTCGAGTACAAATCCTATGATGACCATGGCCACAAACTTCAGGCAATCGAGCCGACAAATGAATTCTCAGCCCTGCGACGCAAGAACAAATGGAACGAGTcgaaaatatgccaaaaaaaaataaactaa
- the LOC117793800 gene encoding probable ATP-dependent RNA helicase DDX56: MSKTQKTLQFHELELDQCILKAIAHLGWEQPTLIQSTAIPLLLEGKDVVVRARTGSGKTATYALPLIQKILNSKLNASEQCVSALVLAPTKELCRQSRQVIEQLAASCGKVVRVADIAGSSNDAATQRHALAERPDIVVATPAKILAHADADAVSLQHIETLVVDEADLIFAFGYEKDFKRLMKHLPPIYQAVLVSATITDDVVRMKGLCLRDAVTLKLEEPDLVSLEQLTHQRILAEENDKPAILCALLKLTLIQGKSIIFVNNVDRCYKVRLFLEQFGIRSCVLNSELPANIRIHTIAQFNKGTYDIIIASDEHMLEKPAGKSQRKSKQGDHESSASRGIDFQGVNNVINFDFPRDVTSYIHRAGRTARGNNKGSVLSFVSVKEVPVNNAVEQKLRSCFGRETLAKRDTQVPNSSTSSSACEDGTTNSKTVEQLKRTFADSKERNPKETCDNIIKLYQFKMEEVEAFRYRAQDCWRAATRVAVHDTRIREIKNEILNCEKLKGFFEENQRDLQALRHDKPTRTIKVQSHLSQVPDYILPTALKRVAFNPSPATQAPKQPRISGAKAAFQRQSNDPLMVSEVDYNKRRGASKRKKTK, encoded by the exons ATGAGCAAGACACAGAAAACGCTGCAGTTCCATGAACTGGAGCTGGACCAATGCATACTCAAG GCAATTGCGCATTTGGGTTGGGAGCAGCCCACGTTGATACAGTCAACGGCGATTCCATTGCTGCTGGAGGGGAAGGATGTTGTGGTGCGGGCACGCACGGGATCTGGCAAGACAGCCACCTATGCACTGCCCCTGATCCAGAAGATTCTCAACTCGAAGCTAAATGCCAGCGAACAGTGTGTCAGCGCCCTGGTACTGGCGCCCACCAAGGAACTGTGTCGTCAGTCGCGTCAGGTGATCGAACAGCTGGCCGCATCCTGTGGCAAGGTGGTGCGGGTGGCCGACATTGCCGGGAGCTCGAATGATGCAGCCACACAGCGACATGCGCTCGCCGAGCGTCCAGACATTGTTGTGGCCACACCGGCAAAGATCTTGGCacatgcggatgcggatgccgTCAGTCTGCAGCATATCGAGACTCTGGTGGTGGATGAAGCGGATCTGATCTTTGCCTTTGGCTATGAAAAGGACTTTAAACGGTTGATGAAACATTTGCCGCCCATTTACCAAGCGGTACTCGTCTCCGCAACCATAACAGATGATGTGGTGCGCATGAAGGGATTATGCCTGCGAGATGCCGTCACATTGAAGCTCGAGGAACCGGATCTGGTGTCGTTGGAACAGCTGACACATCAGCGCATACTGGCCGAGGAGAATGACAAGCCGGCGATATTGTGTGCTCTATTAAAGCTCACTTTAATCCAGGGCAAGAGCATCATCTTTGTGAACAATGTGGATCGCTGCTACAA GGTACGTCTGTTTCTGGAACAGTTTGGCATACGCTCCTGTGTGCTGAACTCGGAGTTGCCAGCGAATATTCGCATCCACACCATTGCCCAGTTCAATAAGGGCACCTACGACATCATCATTGCCTCCGATGAGCACATGTTAGAGAAGCCAGCCGGCAAATCACAGCGTAAATCAAAACAGGGTGACCACGAGTCGAGTGCATCGCGTGGCATCGATTTCCAGGGTGTCAATAATGTGATCAACTTTGATTTCCCTCGCGACGTCACCTCCTACATCCATCGAGCTGGACGCACCGCACGTGGCAACAACAAGGGATCTGTGTTGTCCTTTGTCAGCGTCAAGGAGGTGCCCGTCAACAATGCCGTGGAGCAGAAGCTGCGCAGTTGTTTTGGCCGGGAAACACTCGCCAAGAGGGACACACAAGTGCCCAACTCCTCCACTTCCTCCTCCGCCTGCGAAGATGGGACAACCAACAGCAAAACCGTTGAACAACTGAAACGCACCTTTGCCGACAGCAAGGAACGCAATCCCAAAGAGACTTGCGATAACATCATCAA GCtctatcaatttaaaatggaGGAAGTGGAGGCTTTTCGTTATAGGGCCCAGGATTGTTGGCGTGCTGCAACTCGTGTGGCGGTCCATGACACGAGAATACGTGAGATCAAGAACGAGATACTCAACTGCGAGAAGCTCAAGGGTTTCTTCGAGGAGAACCAACGGGATTTGCAGGCGTTGCGACACGATAAGCCAACGCGAACGATCAAAGTCCAATCACATCTGTCACAAGTGCCCGATTACATCCTTCCCACGGCTCTCAAGCGTGTCGCCTTCAATCCTTCACCCGCAACACAAGCGCCAAAGCAACCTCGTATCAGTGGAGCGAAGGCGGCATTCCAGCGTCAGAGCAACGATCCTTTGATGGTCAGCGAGGTGGACTACAACAAACGACGTGGTGCATCCAAGCGTAAGAAGACCAAGTGA
- the LOC117793821 gene encoding putative sulfiredoxin: MYVYKKQKENKNKQQVRCMDCNKILYTLTPWIHAHRDIAVKIQQATHKNKFGLLVLELRLIVGCWRVMNFIRHFILPSSRRLTAPLLLRQPSNGSDYLQFHTKGAVDTTTTTKTKFGNNINDINNTEMDTTIHSAGISEVHDVPMSVIKRPIPSVLDELKVQSLMDTIKSETGEDDVPPVDILWITGSKGGNYYFSFGGCHRFEAYKRLNRSTIKAKLVRSTLGDLYHYMGSSAPTNLM; encoded by the exons atgtatgtatataaaaagcaaaaagaaaacaaaaataagcaaCAAGTACGTTGTATGGACtgcaacaaaatattgtaCACACTCACACCATGGATTCATGCACACAGAGACATAGCGGTAAAAATACAACAAGCTACACATAAAAACAAGTTTGGATTGCTCGTATTGGAATTGCGTTTAATTGTTGGCTGCTGGCGCGTCATGAACTTCATTAGGCATTTCATATTGCCATCGAGCAGACGCCTTACagctcctcttcttcttcgtcaACCATCTAACGGATCCGACTATCTGCAGTTCCACACAAAGGGAGCCGTTgacaccacaacaacaacaaaaacgaagTTCG GAAACAACATCAACGACATAAATAACACAGAAATGGACACCACAATACATTCGGCAGGGATTTCCGAGGTGCACGATGTGCCCATGTCTGTCATAAAGCGACCAATACCATCTGTGTTAGACGAGTTAAAAGTTCAATCACTTATGGACACGATCAAA TCTGAAACTGGAGAGGATGATGTGCCGCCTGTGGATATCTTGTGGATAACGGGCAGCAAAGGCggcaattattattttagctttGGCGGCTGCCATCGATTTGAGGCCTATAAACGTCTGAACCGGTCAACCATTAAAGCGAAACTAGTCCGATCCACTTTGGGTGATCTTTATCATTATATGGGATCCAGTGCGCCCACAAATTTGATGtag
- the LOC117793797 gene encoding alpha-(1,6)-fucosyltransferase: protein MLLVRQLFGSSSNSWVRALIIFVLAWAVLVYVFVLKLTNTQAGVAGGAAGAQGLSLTTGDNEFNARRINQALQLLEHTKQRNEELKQLIDELMSEQLDKQSALKLIQRLENDAQNPKLTLGGDSNVDDTLFEMVPADSDMANHGLDRLGGVEESRLSLELHGQPGVEPSLEYELTRRRVQTNIAEIWNYFSSELGKIRKSLAAGGNNPNGHTNANLNAELEESIQQVLLQGAEHKRSLLSDMDQLRRVDGYEAWRHKEANDLSDLVQRRLHHLQNPTDCDNARKLVCKLNKGCGYGCQLHHVVYCFIVAYATERTLILKSRGWRYHKGGWEEVFRPVSNSCHDAGTANAYNWPGKPNTQVLVLPIIDSLMPRPPYLPLAVPEDLAPRLKRLHGDPIVWWVGQFLKYLLRPQTATRDFLNSGMRNLGWERPIVGVHVRRTDKVGTEAAFHGIEEYMTHVEDYYRTLEMNGTSVVRRIFLASDDARVIEEARKKYPQYQIIGDAEVARMAAVSTRYTDTALNGIILDIHLLSMSDHLVCTFSSQVCRVAYEIMQTMYPDAAYRFKSLDDIYYYGGQNPHNRRAVIAHKPRSHDDLQLKVGDLVSVAGNHWDGNSKGKNTRTNQGGLFPSFKVVDKVETAKLPVYAGV from the exons ATGTTGTTGGTGCGTCAGCTGTTCGGCTCCTCATCCAATTCCTGGGTACGCGCATTGATCATCTTTGTGCTTGCGTGGGCGGTGCTTGTCTATGTATTTGTGCTCAAATTAACCAACACACAAGCTGGAGTCGCTGGAGGAGCTGCAGGAGCACAGGGGCTGTCATTAACAACCGGTGATAATGAGTTCAATGCACGTCGCATCAATCAAGCGCTGCAATTGCTGGAGCACACAAAGCAACGCAACGAGGAGCTCAAACAGCTTATCGATGAGCTGATGAG TGAGCAGCTGGACAAGCAGAGCGCGTTGAAACTAATCCAAAGACTGGAGAATGATGCACAAAATCCAAAGTTGACATTAGGCGGCGACTCCAATGTCGATGATACGCTCTTTGAAATGGTGCCAGCGGATTCGGATATGGCCAATCATGGCCTGGATCGTCTGGGCGGTGTGGAGGAGTCCAGGCTCAGCTTGGAACTCCATGGACAGCCCGGTGTTGAGCCCAGTTTGGAATACGAGTTGACGCGACGTCGTGTGCAGACAAACATTGCCGAGATTTGGAATTATTTCAGCAGTGAATTGGGCAAAATACGTAAATCTCTGGCAGCTGGAGGCAACAATCCCAATGGCCATACCAATGCCAATCTCAATGCCGAGCTGGAGGAGTCCATACAGCAGGTGCTGTTGCAAGGTGCCGAGCACAAGAGATCGCTGCTCAGCGACATGGATCAACTGCGTCGCGTCGACGGCTACGAGGCGTGGCGCCACAAGGAGGCCAATGATCTCAGTGATCTCGTCCAGCGGCGGTTGCATCATTTGCAGAATCCCACTGATTGCGACAATGCCCGCAAATTGGTCTGCAAACTGAACAAG GGCTGTGGCTACGGTTGCCAACTGCATCATGTGGTCTATTGCTTCATCGTTGCCTATGCCACGGAGCGGACACTGATATTGAAGTCCCGTGGCTGGCGTTATCACAAAGGAGGCTGGGAGGAGGTGTTCCGTCCGGTGTCGAACAGTTGCCACGATGCGGGCACTGCGAATGCATATAATTGGCCAGGCAAACCAAATACCCAAGTGCTGGTGCTGCCCATCATTGATTCGCTGATGCCACGTCCGCCATATCTGCCACTGGCTGTGCCGGAGGATTTGGCGCCACGTCTGAAGCGCCTTCATGGTGATCCCATTGTCTGGTGGGTGGGACAATTTCTCAAATATCTATTGCGTCCACAGACGGCAACACGAGACTTTCTCAACTCCGGCATGCGTAATCTTGGCTGGGAGCGTCCCATTGTCGG GGTACATGTGCGGCGGACAGACAAGGTGGGCACGGAGGCAGCGTTCCATGGCATTGAGGAGTACATGACGCATGTGGAGGATTATTATCGCACGCTGGAAATGAACGGCACCAGCGTGGTGCGTCGCATCTTCTTGGCCTCGGATGATGCGAGAGTGATCGAGGAGGCACGCAAAAAGTATCCACAATATCAGATCATCGGGGATGCCGAGGTGGCTCGCATGGCAGCCGTCTCCACACGCTACACGGACACGGCATTGAATGGCATCATATTGGATATACATTTGCTATCCATGTCGGATCATTTGGTCTGCACATTCTCATCGCAAGTCTGTCGCGTTGCGTACGAGATCATGCAGACCATGTACCCGGATGCGGCCTATAGATTTAAGTCTCTCGATGATATCTATTATTACGGCGGACAGAATCCGCATAATCGACGTGCTGTAATTGCGCACAAGCCGCGTTCCCATGACGATCTGCAGCTTAAGGTCGGCGATCTTGTCTCGGTTGCGGGCAACCACTGGGATGGCAATTCCAAGGGCAAGAATACGCGCACTAATCAGGGTGGACTCTTCCCCTCCTTCAAGGTCGTGGACAAGGTCGAAACAGCCAAGTTGCCCGTCTATGCGGGCGTCTAA
- the LOC117793805 gene encoding ubiquitin carboxyl-terminal hydrolase 36 — translation MSNGKATASFFENGSTTQFEYCYKLYPEVLKMKAEKRSKKPQELIRLDQWFQNELPGLIKARGKDAHLVYDELVQAMKWKQSRGKFYPQLSYLVKVNTPRAVIQETKKAFRKLPNLEQAITALSNLKGVGTTMASALLTAAAPDSAPFMADECLMAIPEIEGIDYTTKEYLNFVQHIQSTVERLNAEVGGETPHWSPHRVELALWSHYVANDLSPELLDDMPPPGVVANNANTTNTTNGSLSLSLSSKSKVIDNDDTNDGVAVDVDDESLGAGGRNTATESETENENTNPIALLPLNSDSALAKINSNSNNSSNNNNNTAALQDGDSNFVSNDSTSQEEPIIDDNTTQTTATTTSTEDGEPIGGGSDSESNLEAPTHNNNKLNNNGQKTAGGAAGGATAATATGTTATVVAAAAAANGNGNTAGNGVLTLETAASASLPAHPDDEDDDEDEDDEDEDEEEDDDDDEDVDDELEADESNSSSNIRSNNKLQQLQTVVAATAPSIGQKRTALHCEMEAAAIPAAAADKSSPELKKLRSD, via the exons ATGTCGAACGGCAAAGCGACAGCATCGTTCTTTGAGAATGGCAGCACCACACAGTTTGAATACTGTTATAAACTATATCCGGAGGTGCTCAAAATGAAGGCGGAGAAGAGGAGCAAGAAGCCACAGGAGCTAATCCGTTTGGATCAATGGTTTCAGAACGAATTGCCTGGATTGATCAAGGCCCGAGGGAAGGATGCACACTTGGTCTACGATGAATTGGTGCAGGCAATGAAATGGAAACAATCGCGTGGCAAATTCTATCCACAGCTATCGTATCTGGTTAAGGTCAATACACCACGTGCCGTCATCCAGGAGACTAAAAAGGCCTTTCGCAAGCTACCAAATTTGGAGCAAGCGATTACAGCATTATCAAATTTGAAGGGTGTGGGAACAACGATGGCATCCGCCCTATTGACCGCTGCCGCTCCAGATTCAGCCCCCTTTATGGCCGATGAGTGCCTGATGGCCATACCAGAGATCGAGGGCATTGATTACACGACCAAGGAATACCTCAATTTTGTCCAACACATTCAATCAACGGTCGAGCGTCTCAATGCCGAAGTTGGCGGTGAGACGCCGCATTGGTCGCCGCATCGTGTGGAGTTGGCATTGTGGTCACACTATGTGGCCAACGACCTCAGTCCCGAGCTATTGGATGACATGCCCCCGCCCGGAGTTGTTGCCAATaatgcaaatacaacaaatacaacaaatggCAGCCTATCTCTCAGTTTGAGCAGCAAGAGTAAAGTTATTGATAACGATGATACCAACGATGGCGTCGCtgtcgatgtcgatgacgAGAGTCTGGGAGCAG gtGGACGCAACACGGCTACAGAATCGGAGACGGAGAATGAGAATACTAATCCCATTGCCTTGTTGCCGCTAAATTCGGACTCGGCTCTGGCCAagatcaacagcaacagcaacaatagtagcaacaacaacaacaacactgccGCTTTGCAGGATGGCGATTCGAATTTTGTATCGAATGATTCAACCTCACAGGAGGAGCCGATTATTGATGATAATACCACACAGACCACGGCAACAACCACATCGACAGAGGATGGCGAACCAATTGGCGGTGGCTCCGATTCGGAAAGTAATCTCGAGGCGcccacacacaacaacaacaagttgaacAACAATGGACAGAAAACAGCtggaggagcagcaggaggagcaacagctgcaacagcaacaggaacaacagcaacagttgttgccgcagcagcagcagccaacgGCAATGGAAATACCGCCGGCAATGGAGTTTTAACGTTGGAGACagcggcgtcggcgtcgctgCCAGCGCATCCagatgatgaagatgacgatgaggatgaagatgatgaggatgaggatgaagaggaggacgacgatgacgatgaggatGTGGATGATGAGCTAGAGGCTGAtgagagcaacagcagcagcaacatacgcagcaacaataagctgcaacaattgcagACAGTAGTGGCAGCGACAGCGCCATCTATTGGGCAGAAGCGTACAGCGCTGCATTGCGAGATGGAGGCGGCAGCAattccagcagcagcagcagacaaaTCGTCGCCGGAGCTTAAGAAACTCCGCAGCGACTGA
- the LOC117793798 gene encoding laccase-1 — translation MHISLVKTIVLISSLIIVQIDGIQDADGKRIVSKYESVSQLYPQLSSSESSQWRYADKDLQHPCKRDCVEQQSMTCYYYMVVHYDDTMSDTCKRYLQSKYRFKLNGKEYIDSFKLAELEPRNSDDCKYADGLESPIMVVNGKLPGQSIEVCHGDTIVADIINSMHETTTIHWHGIHQKSTPHMDGVPHVTQYPIEPGQAFRYRFEVDHTGTNWWHSHTEHQRAFGLAGPLIVRQPLKMNPHSHLYDFDKTEHVIMIQDWVHNFDESIAENILINGRGRNMKKDTKSKPTLYATFSVIRGGRYRFRVIFNGVSNCPISMSIDNHDLVVIASDGNDIEPVEVQKIMFHGAERFDFVLHANQDVANYWIRIKGYSFCAKNQLHQEAVLHYQDADGRALDTHTLSYAYDAPGVMLNELGDDAGGDSDQSISLVSLNARHIEPALTPALTYYTSMNALELRGEGFRFQMDDITFSMPKLSFLQTRNLGIGQFFCNSTQQAALGFNCKSRHCKCSNVIHVPANKNVEFVISSKSNTPHPIHLHGYTFRVVGMGVLGEKRIGQIEEIDKRTPLPRRGRGAPLKDSVQVPAFGYTIIQFNSNSPGYWMFHCHISPHSENGMAAVVRVGEDIEMKMCPVSNCGLCSSVT, via the exons atgCATATTAGTTTAGTCAAAACAATCGTTTTGATAAGTAGTCTGATTATAGTGCAGATCGATGGGATACAAG ATGCCGATGGCAAACGAATTGTGAGCAAATATGAGAGCGTCAGTCAATTGTATCCACAGCTGTCGTCGAGCGAATCCTCGCAATGGCGTTATGCGGACAAGGATCTGCAACATCCCTGCAAACGGGACTGTGTGGAGCAACAATCGATGACATGCTATTATTACATGGTCGTGCATTACGATGACACGATGTCCGACACCTGCAAGCGATATTTGCAATCAAAGTATCGATTCAAACTGAATGGCAAGGAGTATATCGATAGTTTCAAATTGGCAGAGTTAGAGCCGCGCAACAGCGATGACTGCAAATACGCGGATGGCCTTGAATCCCCGATCATGGTGGTCAATGGCAAATTGCCGGGCCAATCGATCGAGGTGTGCCATGGAGACACCATTGTGGCGGACATCATCAACAGCATGCACGAGACGACAACGATTCATTGGCATGGCATTCACCAGAAATCCACGCCCCACATGGATGGCGTCCCCCATGTCACCCAGTATCCCATTGAGCCCGGCCAGGCATTCCGCTATCGCTTCGAGGTGGATCACACCGGCACCAACTGGTGGCACAGTCACACCGAACATCAGCGCGCCTTCGGACTCGCTGGTCCTCTGATTGTACGACAGCCCCTGAAAATGAATCCCCATTCGCATTTGTATGACTTTGATAAGACGGAGCATGTCATCATGATTCAGGATTGGGTGCACAACTTTGACGAGAGCATTGCCGAGAATATCCTCATCAATGGACGCGGTCGCAACATGAAGAAGGACACCAAGTCAAAGCCCACTCTCTATGCAACATTCAGTGTCATTCGAGGTGGACGCTATCGATTCCGTGTCATCTTCAACG GCGTCTCCAACTGTCCCATCAGCATGAGCATCGACAATCACGACCTGGTTGTCATCGCCAGCGACGGCAACGACATTGAGCCCGTCGAGGTGCAGAAGATAATGTTCCATGGCGCCGAGAGATTCGATTTTGTGCTGCACGCGAATCAGGATGTGGCCAATTATTGGATACGCATTAAGGGCTACAGTTTCTGTGCCAAGAACCAACTGCATCAGGAGGCAGTGTTGCACTATCAGGATGCCGATGGCCGTGCTCTGGACACGCACACGTTGAGCTATGCCTACGATGCGCCCGGAGTGATGCTGAACGAGCTGGGAGATGATGCTGGCGGGGATAGTGATCAGAGCATCTCGCTGGTCAGCTTAAATGCCCGTCACATTGAACCTGCTTTGACGCCGGCGCTCACCTATTACACGAGCATGAATGCCTTGGAGCTGCGGGGAGAGGGTTTCCGCTTTCAGATGGATGACATTACCTTCAGCATGCCGAAGTTATCGTTTCTGCAGACCCGCAATCTGGGCATTGGTCAATTCTTCTGCAATAGCACGCAGCAAGCGGCACTTGGATTCAATTGCAAGAGTCGTCATTGCAAGTGCTCCAATGTCATCCATGTGCCGGCCAATAAAAATGTCGAATTTGTCATTTCCAGCAAGTCGAATACTCCGCATCCCATTCACCTGCACGGCTACACGTTTCGTGTGGTCGGGATGGGTGTGCTCGGCGAGAAACGAATCGGTCAGATCGAGGAAATCGACAAGCGCACTCCTCTGCCGCGACGTGGACGCGGTGCACCGCTTAAGGATTCGGTGCAGGTGCCGGCATTTGGCTACACTATCATACAATTCAATTCGAACAGTCCCGGATACTGGATGTTCCATTGTCACATATCCCCGCACTCGGAGAATGGCATGGCCGCCGTTGTCCGTGTTGGCGAGGAtatcgaaatgaaaatgtgcCCCGTTAGTAATTGCGGGCTTTGTAGTTCGGTTACGTAA
- the LOC117793813 gene encoding uncharacterized protein LOC117793813: MYFKSEYEDKKDISITQATFAKGKDNNNVLGVHKTSKACKREFLEETDQIEIRKDLFDSESAVELENFDLAVHDVWVVQCPKGVDPSALTSKRIKMPGRRYVDNLQVRTTHFSEPVSQSIGYVNARGKYTLRQMPLVGHMIVSKRLNMVKPSADDDETNAFPKQSKPPKFRLPERHPFFGRNYKERIEVNKKTSKKLRHAEKKSAEATINLRSASNYYSIRSKMLASTQTLEQKEHDIRQSVLTGVSPKFLNNAAHPNYVDLTNDDKQEEDEEVVPVKQRKRKANGVDKSVTNGNVDDNDAQESAKKKKKRKTEETATKSNKKLKSA, translated from the exons atgtattttaaatcGGAATACGAAGATAAAAAAGAT ATCAGTATAACACAAGCGACATTCGCGAAGGGAAAAGATAACAATAATGTCTTAGGTGTTCATAAGACTTCCAAGGCCTGCAAGCGCGAATTTCTGGAAGAGACGGATCAAATTGAGATCCGTAAGGATCTCTTTGACAGCGAAAGCGCCGTGGAATTGGAGAACTTTGACCTCGCCGTCCATGATGTCTGGGTGGTGCAGTGTCCCAAGGGAGTGGATCCGAGTGCACTGACCAGCAAGCGGATTAAGATGCCTGGTCGTCGCTATGTGGACAATCTTCAAGTGCGAACCACGCACTTCTCGGAGCCAGTGAGTCAGTCCATTGGCTATGTGAATGCCAGGGGAAAGTACACATTGCGTCAGATGCCACTGGTCGGACACATGATCGTCAGCAAGCGTCTCAATATGGTGAAACCCagtgctgatgatgatgaaaccAATGCATTTCCAAAGCAAAGTAAACCACCCAAGTTCCGGTTGCCGGAACGTCATCCGTTCTTTGGACGGAACTACAAGGAACGCATCGAGGTGAACAAGAAGACATCTAAGAAGCTGCGACATGCGGAGAAGAAGAGTGCCGAGGCTACCATCAATTTACGATCAGCTTCCAATTATTATAGCATACGCAGCAAGATGTTGGCCAGCACACAGACGCTGGAGCAGAAGGAGCACGATATTCGTCAATCTGTGCTAACTGGCGTTTCGCCAAAATTCTTGAATAATGCTGCTCATCCAAATTATGTGGATCTCACTAACGATGACAAAcaggaggaggatgaggaaGTTGTGCCCGTCAAGCAACGCAAACGCAAAGCCAATGGCGTGGATAAATCCGTAACCAACGGCAATGTTGATGATAACGATGCCCAGGAATCCGccaagaaaaagaagaagcggAAAACTGAGGAGACGGCGACTAAAAGCAACAAGAAGCTCAAATCGGCTTAA